In Pseudorasbora parva isolate DD20220531a chromosome 20, ASM2467924v1, whole genome shotgun sequence, a single window of DNA contains:
- the LOC137049270 gene encoding tripartite motif-containing protein 16-like isoform X2 produces MAEARISQDEFLCPVCLDLLKDPVTTSCGHSYCKICITGCWDQEDQMRVYSCPQCRQTFSPRPALAKNTMLAEVVDKLKKTKLPDDCYAGAGDVQCDVCTGRKHKAVKSCLVCLESFCQTHFDRHEDYHSRKPHKVTEATGRLQEMICQKHDKLLEVFCRTDQTCICLLCMMDEHKNHDTVSAAAQRTEKQHQLKETQRSFQQRIQQREKDLQQLREAVEAHKRSAQTAVEDSERIFTELIRSIERSRSEATQRIRDQEKTAVSRAEGRLERLEQEINDLRRRDAELEQLSHTQDHIHFLQSFQSLSAPPESTDVNDNPFSSLSSFDGVTESVRQLKDKLEDFCKEELKKISDRVTFTNIVPRTRNDFLQFSQKFTLDPNTANTHLRLSEGNREITHTRTVQPYPDHPDRFDVYPQVLCRESVCGRCYWEIEWSGVVCISVSYKSISRKGWGEECVFGSNDQSWSLLCTSYSYSFSHNNTRTELPVKPISRRVGVCVDPRAGTLSFYSVSGDTMSLIHTLQTTFTHTLYPGFGVYYGSVKLC; encoded by the exons ATGGCAGAAGCCAGAATTTCTCAGGATGAGTTCCTGTGTCCAGTGTGTTTGGATCTCCTGAAGGATCCAGTGACAACTTCCTGTGGACACAGTTACTGTAAGATCTGTATTACGGGCTGCTGGGATCAGGAGGATCAGATGAGAGTCTACAGCTGCCCTCAGTGCAGACAGACCTTCAGTCCAAGACCTGCTTTAGCTAAAAACACCATGCTGGCTGAAGTGGTGGACAAACTGAAGAAGACTAAACTTCCTGATGACTGTTACGCTGGAGCTGGAGATGTGCAGTGTGACGTCTGTACTGGAAGAAAACACAAAGCCGTCAAGTCCTGTCTGGTGTGTCTGGAGTCTTTCTGTCAAACTCATTTTGACCGTCATGAGGACTATCACTCCCGTAAGCCACATAAAGTGACTGAAGCCACTGGACGACTGCAGGAGATGATCTGCCAGAAACACGACAAGCTCCTTGAGGTTTTCTGCCGCACTGATCAGACGTGTATATGTCTGCTGTGCATGATGGATGAACATAAAAACCACGACACTGTATCAGCTGCAGCTCAGAGGACAGAGAAACAG CACCAGCTGAAGGAGACGCAGAGGTCGTTCCAGCAGAGGATCcagcagagagagaaagatctTCAGCAGCTGAGAGAGGCTGTGGAGGCTCATAAG CGCTCGGCACAGACAGCAGTGGAGGACAGTGAGAGGATCTTCACTGAGCTCATCCGCTCCATTGAGAGAAGCCGCTCTGAGGCCACACAGCGGATCAGAGATCAGGAAAAGACTGCAGTGAGTCGAGCTGAAGGACGACTGGAGCGACTGGAGCAGGAGATCAATGATCTGAGGAGGAGAGACGCTGAGCTGGAGCagctttcacacacacaggatcACATCCATTTCCTGCAG AGTTTCCAGTCTCTCTCAGCTCCTCCTGAATCTACAGACGTCAATGACAATCCCTTCAGCTCTCTCTCCTCTTTTGATGGAGTGACAGAATCTGTCCGTCAGCTGAAGGACAAACTGGAGGATTTCTGCAAAGAGGAGCTGAAGAAGATCTCTGACAGAG TCACTTTCACCAACATTGTTCCCAGGACCAGGAACGACTTCCTACAAT TTTCACAAAAGTTCACTCTGGACCCGAACACAGCAAATACACACCTCCGTCTGTCTGAGGGGAACAGAGAGATTACACACACTCGCACAGTCCAGCCGTATCCTGATCATCCAGACAGATTTGATGTGTATCCTCAGGTGTTgtgtagagagagtgtgtgtggacgCTGCTACTGGGAGATTGAGTGGAGTGGTGTTGTGTGTATATCAGTGTCATATAAGAGCATCAGCAGGAAGGGGTGGGgtgaagagtgtgtgtttggatCTAATGATCAGTCCTGGAGTTTGCTCTGCACTTCCTACAGTTACTCATTCAGTCACAATAACACACGCACTGAACTCCCTGTAAAGCCCATCAGTCGTAGAGTAGGAGTGTGTGTGGATCCCAGAGCAGGAACTCTGTCCTTCTACAGCGTCTCTGGAGACACAATGAGCCTCATCCACACACTCCAgaccacattcacacacacactctatcctGGGTTTGGGGTTTATTATGGATCAGTGAAACTGTGTTGA
- the LOC137049270 gene encoding E3 ubiquitin/ISG15 ligase TRIM25-like isoform X1 — protein MAEARISQDEFLCPVCLDLLKDPVTTSCGHSYCKICITGCWDQEDQMRVYSCPQCRQTFSPRPALAKNTMLAEVVDKLKKTKLPDDCYAGAGDVQCDVCTGRKHKAVKSCLVCLESFCQTHFDRHEDYHSRKPHKVTEATGRLQEMICQKHDKLLEVFCRTDQTCICLLCMMDEHKNHDTVSAAAQRTEKQHQLKETQRSFQQRIQQREKDLQQLREAVEAHKRSAQTAVEDSERIFTELIRSIERSRSEATQRIRDQEKTAVSRAEGRLERLEQEINDLRRRDAELEQLSHTQDHIHFLQSFQSLSAPPESTDVNDNPFSSLSSFDGVTESVRQLKDKLEDFCKEELKKISDRVTFTNIVPRTRNDFLQCKSLRKQAEELTVCVHVLPVEGERKHDRRALELIMGMICRGYLVTVLRHC, from the exons ATGGCAGAAGCCAGAATTTCTCAGGATGAGTTCCTGTGTCCAGTGTGTTTGGATCTCCTGAAGGATCCAGTGACAACTTCCTGTGGACACAGTTACTGTAAGATCTGTATTACGGGCTGCTGGGATCAGGAGGATCAGATGAGAGTCTACAGCTGCCCTCAGTGCAGACAGACCTTCAGTCCAAGACCTGCTTTAGCTAAAAACACCATGCTGGCTGAAGTGGTGGACAAACTGAAGAAGACTAAACTTCCTGATGACTGTTACGCTGGAGCTGGAGATGTGCAGTGTGACGTCTGTACTGGAAGAAAACACAAAGCCGTCAAGTCCTGTCTGGTGTGTCTGGAGTCTTTCTGTCAAACTCATTTTGACCGTCATGAGGACTATCACTCCCGTAAGCCACATAAAGTGACTGAAGCCACTGGACGACTGCAGGAGATGATCTGCCAGAAACACGACAAGCTCCTTGAGGTTTTCTGCCGCACTGATCAGACGTGTATATGTCTGCTGTGCATGATGGATGAACATAAAAACCACGACACTGTATCAGCTGCAGCTCAGAGGACAGAGAAACAG CACCAGCTGAAGGAGACGCAGAGGTCGTTCCAGCAGAGGATCcagcagagagagaaagatctTCAGCAGCTGAGAGAGGCTGTGGAGGCTCATAAG CGCTCGGCACAGACAGCAGTGGAGGACAGTGAGAGGATCTTCACTGAGCTCATCCGCTCCATTGAGAGAAGCCGCTCTGAGGCCACACAGCGGATCAGAGATCAGGAAAAGACTGCAGTGAGTCGAGCTGAAGGACGACTGGAGCGACTGGAGCAGGAGATCAATGATCTGAGGAGGAGAGACGCTGAGCTGGAGCagctttcacacacacaggatcACATCCATTTCCTGCAG AGTTTCCAGTCTCTCTCAGCTCCTCCTGAATCTACAGACGTCAATGACAATCCCTTCAGCTCTCTCTCCTCTTTTGATGGAGTGACAGAATCTGTCCGTCAGCTGAAGGACAAACTGGAGGATTTCTGCAAAGAGGAGCTGAAGAAGATCTCTGACAGAG TCACTTTCACCAACATTGTTCCCAGGACCAGGAACGACTTCCTACAATGTAAGTCACTGAGAAAACAAGCAGAAGAACTcactgtgtgtgttcatgttcttCCTGTAGAAGGAGAAAGAAAACATGACAGAAGAGCTTTAGAGTTGATCATGGGAATGATTtgcagag GATATCTGGTAACTGTACTGAGACACTGCTGA